Genomic segment of Streptomyces sp. NA02950:
GAAGCGCGGGGTCACCACACAGCGGTTCTCGGGCGCGGCGGTGACCACCGCCAGCTCCAGCGGCCCCGCGCCCAGCTCCTCCTCCGTACGCTCCACCACCGAGCGGGCCAGCTCCCGGTCCAGCATCGCCGAGACCAGCAGCCGGTCCGCGGAGGCGTCGTACAGCTGCGCGCCCTGTCCGCACACCGCGAGCCCCCGGTAGCCGATCGCGACCAGGAACTCGCGGCAGGACGCGGCCGGGCGCCCGGTGACCACCAGATGCCGCGACCCGGAGCGCCGCGCCAGGGCGAGCGCGTCACGGGTGCGCGCCGAGACCGTCAGATCGCTGCGCAGCAGCGTCCCGTCCAGATCGGTGGCCACCAGCGGAAAGCGCGGCGGCGCGGGGCGCGGGCGGGGGAGTACGGGGGCCGCCCCGGAGGCGGCGGAGGCGGTGCCGGGCAGGGCGGCTGAAGCCGCTACGTCGGCGGTGTGCACGGTGCCGGTGGTCCCTTCGTCACGCTCATCGTGCTCGGTCCGCGGCGGTGCGCACGCCTCATCGAGCCTGTGAACTCGGTGGAGAACGGCACCAGAATGGCGGTCCGGAAAGAGACGATCAAGCCGTGCAGGCAGCGGCGGTCACACCGGGGGACGGCGCGGCCGGGACCGGACCCGTCAGGCCGTCCGCAGCTCGCCCTCGCGCTCAGCGGCCGCCACCCGCCGTCCGCTCACCTGCTTGGGCAGCCGGGCGGGCGTTGTGCCGTACCAGACGTAGGACAGCGAGAAGCCGATGGACAGACAGATGACACCGCCGACCGCGTCCATCCAGAAGTGGTTGGCCGTTGCCACGATCACCAGCAGGGTGACGGTCGGGTAGAGCAGCCCCAGCGCCTTCGCCCACACCGGCCGGGCCAGCGTGGCGATGGCGATCCCGCACCACAGCGACCAGCCGATGTGCATCGAGGGCATCGCCGCGTACTGGTTGGACATCGTGGCCAGGTTCCCCGAGGCCATCGACCCCCAGGTGTTGTGCGCCACCACGGTGTCGATGAAGTGGCCGCCGCTCATCAGCCGCGGCGGGGCCAGCGGGAAGAAGTAGTAGCCGAGCAGCGCCACGCCCGTGGTGGCGAACAGCACCAGCCGGATGGCGGCATAGCGGCCCGGGTGCCAGTGGTAGAGCCACACCAGCACACAGATCGTCACGATGAAGTGCAGCGTGGCGTAGTAGTAGTTCATGCCCACGATCAGCCAGCTGATCGAGTCGATCGCGTGGTTGACGCCGTGCTCGAAGGACATGCCGAGCCGGTGCTCCCACTCCCAGATCCAGCCCGCGTTGCGCAGCGCCTCGGTTTTCTGCTCCGGGACGGCGTTGCGGACGAGGGAGTACGTCCAGTAGCTGATGGCGATCAGGACGATCTCGAACCAGAGACGGGGTCTGCGGGGCGTGCGCAGCCGGGACATCAGCGTGGTGTGCCCCGCCGGGTAGGCACCGGTCGCCGCGATGGGTGGCGGGGTGGCCGTCCGGCCCTCCGGAGTCCTCACAGTCGCTTCACCCATAGGGCAACAGTCTGCCAGACGCGGCCCACCGGCAGATCATCACCGAAGCGGTTCCTCGTCGCATATGTACCAGTCCGGGGGGTCCTTCATGTGGCGTACGGCGCCATACGTCCGGCTATGTCGTCCGCTCGACGGCGCCGTTCCGTACGGGGTGGCCGTGGGCCGAGGCGGTCGAGCCGCGGACGACCAGCTCGGGCAGGAAGACGAACTCGCTGGGCGGGGCCGGAGTGCCGCCGATCTCCTCCAGCAGCGCCCGCACCGCCGCCTGCCCCATCGACTGCACCGGTTTGCGGATGGTGGTCAGCGGCGGATCGGTGAAGGCGATCAGCGGGGAGTCGTCGAAACCGACCACCGAGATGTCCTGAGGGACCCCCAGACCCCGCTGCCGGGCGGCCCGTATGGCGCCCAGCGCCATCATGTCGCTCGCGCACACCACCGCCGTACAGCCCCGGTCGATCAGCGCGGACGCCGCCGCCTGACCGCCCTCCAGGGTGAACAGCGAATGCTGGATCAGCTCCGCGGACTCCTCCGGCGAGACCCCCAGCCGGTCCCGCATGGCCTGCTGGAACCCCTCGATCTTGCGCAGCACGGGGACGAACCGCTTGGGCCCCAGCGCCAGCCCGATCCGGGTGTGGCCGAGCGAGACCAGATGGGTGACGGCCAGCAGCATCGCCGCCCGGTCGTCGGGGGAGATGAACGGCGCCCGCACCGCCGGTGCGTAACCGTCCACCAGGACGAAGGGAACACCCTGGCCGCGCAGCTGGTCGTAGCGCTGCATATCGGCCGAGGTGTCCGCGTGCAGCCCGGAGACGAAGATGATGCCGGCCACTCCGCGGTCCACCAGCATCTCGGTGAGCTCGTCCTCCGTCGAACCGCCGGGGGTCTGGGTGGCCAGCACCGGGGTGTAGCCCTGACGGGTCAGCGCCTGCCCGATCACCTGGGCGAGCGCGGGGAATATCGGGTTCTCCAGCTCGGGCGTGATCAGTCCCACCAGACCGGCGCTGCGTCGGCGCAGCCGCACCGGGCGCTCGTAGCCGAGGACGTCCAGGGCGGCGAGGACGGACTCACGGGTGGCCGCGGCCACCCCCGGCCTGCCATTGAGGACGCGGCTGACGGTGGCTTCGCTGACCCCCGCCTGGGCTGCGATGTCAGCGAGCCGTGCGGTCATGGGATTGGACTGTACCGGTCGCATGTCAGATTGCCCACCACGCGCAGCAGTCAGGAGGAATGCGCACCGTAGCGATGCGGTACGTGAGCGGCGCGGAGGACAGCAGCGCGCGTCCCGGAAGGGGAAGTTCGACCTCCTCCCCGAGGGTGTTCAGCGTGCACACGAACCCCGGGCGGGACAGCACCAGCACCCCCGCCGGGGCGGTGAGCCAGGTCATCCGGCCGTCGCCGAGGCCCGGCAGCTCCCGGCGCAGCGCGAGTGCCGAGCGGTACAGCTCCAGCGTAGAACCCGGGTCGCCGGTCTGCGCCTCGACCGAGAGCCCGGCCCACTCGGCGGGCTGCGGCAGCCAGCTGCCGCCGGGGCCGAAGCCGTAGCTGGTGCCCGAGCGGGACCAGGGCAGCGGCACCCGGCAGCCGTCGCGGAAGCCGTCCTGACCGTCCTGGCCGTCCTGTCCGTCGGCTGAGGTACGGAAGAACGCCGGGTCCTGGCGGCACTCGTCCGGCAGATCGACGACCTCCGGAAGGCCCAGCTCCTCGCCCTGGTAGAGATAGGCCGAACCGGGCAGTGCCAGGGTGAGCAGGGCCGCGGCACGGGCCCGGCGCAGCCCCTGGGCCGGGCCGCCGTCGGCGTAGCGGGTGGTGTGCCGGACCACGTCGTGGTTGGAGAGCACCCAGGTGGTGGGGGCGCCCACGGACGCGGTCGCGGCCAGCGACTCGTCGATCACCGTGCGCATCGCCTCGGCGTCCCAGGGGCACTTGAGGAACTGGAAGTTGAACGCCTGGTGCAGCTCGTCGGGGCGGACGTACAGCGCCAGCCGCTCGGCGCTGGGCGCCCATGCCTCGGCCACACCGATCCGGTCACCGGGGTAGGAGTCCAGCAGCCGCCGCCAGGAGCGGTGGATCTCATGCACCCCGTCCTGGTCGAAGAACGGCAGCACCTGGGAGCCGATCAGCTTGGCCTGTTCGGTGCGGCCGATATCGGGCATCCCGGCCGCCTTGACCATGCCGTGGGCGACATCGATGCGGAAGCCGTCCACCCCCAGGTCCAGCCAGAAGCGCAGCACCGAGTCGAACTCCTGGTGCACGTCCGGACAGTCCCAGTTGAGGTCGGGCTGCTCGGGGGCGAAGAGGTGGAGGTACCACTCGCCCGGGGTGCCGTCCGGACCGGTGGTACGGGTCCAGGCGGGGCCGCCGAAGACCGACTCCCAGTCGTTGGGCGGCAGTTGGCCGTCCGCGCCCCGGCCGCGCCGGAAGTGGTAGCGATCCCGGGCCGCTCCCCCGGGCCGGTCGGCGAGCGCGGCGCGGAACCAGGGGTGGCGGTCCGAGGTGTGGTTCGGCACCACGTCCACGATCACTCTCAGCCCCAGTTCATGGGCGGTGCGCACCAGGTCGTCCGCGTCGGCGAGGGTGCCGAAGAGGGGATCGACCACGCGGTAGTCCGCGACGTCATAGCCGCCGTCGGCCTGCGGGGAGGCGTAGAAGGGGGTCAGCCAGACGGCGTCCGCGCCCAGCCGGGCCAGATGCGGCAGCCGCTCGCGGGCCCCGCGCAGATCACCGATGCCGTCGCCGTCGCTGTCGGCGAAGGACCGCACATACACCTGGTAGATGACGGCGTCGCGCCACCAGCCGGGCCCCCCGGACGGTCGTGCGGCGTCGGCCTGGAGGGAGGTCGTGAGCTCCTGGGTCATGCGGCGAAAGTAACAGCTCTGCAATGCCTTGCGGAAGAGATTGCAGGGGGTGGCGGGTGCCCGGTGGCGCGCTCCGGCGCATGTCCGCCGCGCTCATGGGGCCCGGGCGAGCATCGGCAGGACACACGGACGTAACGAATCCGGATGCCTTGCAGAAAATTCCCGCAAGGTCTTTCGAGTTTCTTGCAGCCCTGTTACGTTCCTCGGCAACCCGGGGCCGCGACGACGCGGCCGGTCTTGGAGGAATTCAGATGCGACGTGGCATAGCGGCCACTGCGCTCGTCGCGGCCATGGCGCTCGCGGCGACCGCATGCGGCGGTGACGACGGTGACAACGGCGGCGGCAAGCCGGGCGGCAAGCTCTCCGGCACCGTGACCTACTGGGACACTTCGAACGACGCCGAGAAGGGCACCTACAAGAAGCTCGCCCTCGGCTTCGAGAAGGAGCACCCCGGCGTCAAGGTCAACTACGTCAACGTGCCCTTCGGCGAGGCCCTGGCCAAGTTCAAGAACGCCGCGGGCTCCGGTGGCTCCGGCGCCCCCGACGTGCTGCGCACCGAGGTCGCCTGGACCCATGACCTGGCGAACATCGGCTATCTCGCCCCGCTGGACGGCACCGCCGCCCTCGCAGGCGAGTCCGACTATCTGCCCAAGGCCGCCGCGGGGACGAGGTTCAAGGGCAAGACCTACGCGGTGCCGCAGGTCATCGACACCCTCGGCCTCTTCTACAACAAGAAGATGCTCAAGGACGCCGGGGTCGAGCCGCCCAAGAGCTGGACCGAGCTCAAGGCCGCCGCCAAGAAGATCAAGAAGAAGACCGGCAAGACCGGTCTGTATCTGCGCGGCGACGACGCCTACTGGTACCTGCCCTTCCTCTACGGCGAGGGCGGCGATCTGCTCGACACCAAGGCCAAGAAGGTCACCGTCGACGACAAGCCCGGCGTGAAGGCGTTCGCCGCCGCCCGGGACCTGGTCACCTCGGGAGCGGCGGAGACCGACGCCACCGACGGCTGGGACAACATGCAGAACGCCATCAAGAACGGCGACGTCGCGATGACGATCAACGGGCCGTGGGCGATCGAGGACACCCTCGCGGGCAAGGCCTTCAAGGACAAGTCCAACCTCGGCGTGGTCCCGGTCCCGGCCGGCAGCAGCGGTCAGGGCGCCCCGCAGGGCGGCCAGAACCTCACCGTCTACGCGGGCTCCAAGAACCTGGACGCCTCCTACGCCTTCGCCACGTACATGAGCTCGGCCGAGGTGCAGGCCAGGACCACCGAGGAACTGAGCCTGCTGCCCACCCGTACCTCCGTCTACCGGAACAAGACGGTCGCGGCGAACGCCAATGTGAAGTTCTTCAAGGACGCCGTCGACAAGGCCGTCGAGCGCCCCTGGATCCCCGAGGGCAACAGCCTCTTCCAGGCGATCCTGGTGCAGTTCCCCAACGTCCTGACCGGCAAGACCTCCCCCGAGAAGGCGGCGGACTCCGTCGGCGACGCCTACCGCAAGCTCCTCAAGGGCGACTGGAAGTAAGGACCGGCAACGATGGCTGTCGACACCAGCCGGTCGGTGAATCCGGCCGCGGGCGCCAAGAGCACCCGCGGCCGGGTCCGCAGGACCGGGGACAAACCGCCCGGCCGGATCCGTTCCGTACTGACCAGGCACTGGTACGCCTGGGCCATGGTCGCGCCCGTCGTGATCGTCATCGGGCTGATCATCGGCTATCCCCTGGTCCGCGGCGTCTATCTGTCGCTGACCGACGCCAACGAGGCCAATGTCGAGCGCACCATCGGGGTCAACCACATCCCCGCCACCTACGAGAACGTCGGGCTCGACAACTTCAAGGCCATCCTGGAGGACCCGGTCTTCTGGGACCGGCTGAGCTGGACGGCCACCTGGACCGTCTCCTGTGTCGCCGTCACCTTCGTGCTCGGCCTCGGCCTCGCCGTGCTGCTCAACCGCCGGTTCGCGGGCCGCGCCGTCTACCGGTCGCTGCTGATCCTGCCCTGGGCGGTGCCCGCCTTCGTCTCCGTCTTCGCCTGGCGACTGCTCTACAACGAGAAGAACGGCATCCTCAACAAGGTGCTGGAGGGTGGCGGCATCGACGGGGTGCCGTGGCTGAACGACCCCACCATGGCCAAGATCTCGGTGATCGCCGTGAACATCTGGCTCGGGGTGCCGTTCATGCTGGTCGCCCTGCTCGGCGGACTCCAGTCCATCCCCGGTGAGCTCTACGAGGCCGCCGAGATGGACGGCGCGAGCCCCTGGCAGCGGTTCCGCCACATCACCCTGCCCGGGCTGCGGTCGGTCAGCTCCACCGTGGTCCTGCTGTCGACCATCTGGACGTTCAACATGTTCGCGGTGATCTACCTGCTCACCCGCGGCGGGCCCGGGGACAGCACCGAGATCCTCGTGACGTACGCCTACCGGCTCTCGTTCGTCAACAGCCCCCGTGACTTCGCGGGCGCCTCCGCCTGGGGCGTGCTGATCCTGATCATCCTCATGCTCTTCGCGGTGGTCTACCGCCGTTCGCTCCGCAAGCAGGGAGAGGTCTGGTAGCCATGCGCGACCGACGCCGCAGCCCGCTCGCCTCCGTCGGGCTGCACACCACCTTGGGTCTCGCTTCCGCCGTGGCGGTCTTCCCGCCGCTGTGGCTGCTGGTGACCTCGTTCAAGCCGAAGAGCGAGGCGTTCAGCACCGATGTGGTGAAGAACCCCACCCTCGCCAACTACGACCACGTCCTGAACGACACCGAGTTCCTGACCTGGTTCGGCAACTCGCTGTTCATCGTCGTCTTCACCACGATCCTGGGCGTCTTCGTCGCGGCCACCACCGGCTACGCCGTCAGCCGCTTCCGGTTCCCCGGAATGCGCCCGCTGATGTGGCTGCTGCTGATCACCCAGATGTTCCCGGTGGCCATCCTCATCGTGCCG
This window contains:
- a CDS encoding phosphatase PAP2 family protein, whose amino-acid sequence is MGEATVRTPEGRTATPPPIAATGAYPAGHTTLMSRLRTPRRPRLWFEIVLIAISYWTYSLVRNAVPEQKTEALRNAGWIWEWEHRLGMSFEHGVNHAIDSISWLIVGMNYYYATLHFIVTICVLVWLYHWHPGRYAAIRLVLFATTGVALLGYYFFPLAPPRLMSGGHFIDTVVAHNTWGSMASGNLATMSNQYAAMPSMHIGWSLWCGIAIATLARPVWAKALGLLYPTVTLLVIVATANHFWMDAVGGVICLSIGFSLSYVWYGTTPARLPKQVSGRRVAAAEREGELRTA
- a CDS encoding carbohydrate ABC transporter permease; translation: MAVDTSRSVNPAAGAKSTRGRVRRTGDKPPGRIRSVLTRHWYAWAMVAPVVIVIGLIIGYPLVRGVYLSLTDANEANVERTIGVNHIPATYENVGLDNFKAILEDPVFWDRLSWTATWTVSCVAVTFVLGLGLAVLLNRRFAGRAVYRSLLILPWAVPAFVSVFAWRLLYNEKNGILNKVLEGGGIDGVPWLNDPTMAKISVIAVNIWLGVPFMLVALLGGLQSIPGELYEAAEMDGASPWQRFRHITLPGLRSVSSTVVLLSTIWTFNMFAVIYLLTRGGPGDSTEILVTYAYRLSFVNSPRDFAGASAWGVLILIILMLFAVVYRRSLRKQGEVW
- a CDS encoding LacI family DNA-binding transcriptional regulator, which encodes MTARLADIAAQAGVSEATVSRVLNGRPGVAAATRESVLAALDVLGYERPVRLRRRSAGLVGLITPELENPIFPALAQVIGQALTRQGYTPVLATQTPGGSTEDELTEMLVDRGVAGIIFVSGLHADTSADMQRYDQLRGQGVPFVLVDGYAPAVRAPFISPDDRAAMLLAVTHLVSLGHTRIGLALGPKRFVPVLRKIEGFQQAMRDRLGVSPEESAELIQHSLFTLEGGQAAASALIDRGCTAVVCASDMMALGAIRAARQRGLGVPQDISVVGFDDSPLIAFTDPPLTTIRKPVQSMGQAAVRALLEEIGGTPAPPSEFVFLPELVVRGSTASAHGHPVRNGAVERTT
- a CDS encoding extracellular solute-binding protein, which produces MRRGIAATALVAAMALAATACGGDDGDNGGGKPGGKLSGTVTYWDTSNDAEKGTYKKLALGFEKEHPGVKVNYVNVPFGEALAKFKNAAGSGGSGAPDVLRTEVAWTHDLANIGYLAPLDGTAALAGESDYLPKAAAGTRFKGKTYAVPQVIDTLGLFYNKKMLKDAGVEPPKSWTELKAAAKKIKKKTGKTGLYLRGDDAYWYLPFLYGEGGDLLDTKAKKVTVDDKPGVKAFAAARDLVTSGAAETDATDGWDNMQNAIKNGDVAMTINGPWAIEDTLAGKAFKDKSNLGVVPVPAGSSGQGAPQGGQNLTVYAGSKNLDASYAFATYMSSAEVQARTTEELSLLPTRTSVYRNKTVAANANVKFFKDAVDKAVERPWIPEGNSLFQAILVQFPNVLTGKTSPEKAADSVGDAYRKLLKGDWK
- a CDS encoding glycoside hydrolase family 13 protein; translated protein: MTQELTTSLQADAARPSGGPGWWRDAVIYQVYVRSFADSDGDGIGDLRGARERLPHLARLGADAVWLTPFYASPQADGGYDVADYRVVDPLFGTLADADDLVRTAHELGLRVIVDVVPNHTSDRHPWFRAALADRPGGAARDRYHFRRGRGADGQLPPNDWESVFGGPAWTRTTGPDGTPGEWYLHLFAPEQPDLNWDCPDVHQEFDSVLRFWLDLGVDGFRIDVAHGMVKAAGMPDIGRTEQAKLIGSQVLPFFDQDGVHEIHRSWRRLLDSYPGDRIGVAEAWAPSAERLALYVRPDELHQAFNFQFLKCPWDAEAMRTVIDESLAATASVGAPTTWVLSNHDVVRHTTRYADGGPAQGLRRARAAALLTLALPGSAYLYQGEELGLPEVVDLPDECRQDPAFFRTSADGQDGQDGQDGFRDGCRVPLPWSRSGTSYGFGPGGSWLPQPAEWAGLSVEAQTGDPGSTLELYRSALALRRELPGLGDGRMTWLTAPAGVLVLSRPGFVCTLNTLGEEVELPLPGRALLSSAPLTYRIATVRIPPDCCAWWAI